The Cydia splendana chromosome 27, ilCydSple1.2, whole genome shotgun sequence DNA window ATATGGCAAGTTGATTGCTTATAATGTATGTAAGGGAAACCAAAGTATAAACATATAATaatgtaaatgtttatttttcagATGCCCTTGACCCATCTCTGATGAAAACTTGCAAGCAGGAGCCAGGCTTGGAGTCTCAATGCAACCAGATGCAACCACAACCACAGCTGCGAGACTGTTTCATAAGACTTGAGCGAATCCCAACCTCAAAAATTAAACTCGCCAGACCAAAGTATAGAAAACATGACAGTAAATCAGGAATAAAATGCAACCGAAATACACCTGCAATTAGTAAGGCTTATAATTGCAATACTTGTGGTGTAACATTCTCAGTGAAAAGGTTATTTAACAAACACTTGCGACAACACTTACAGCCTTATAAGTGCAAAGTATGTAATATGACATTTACGGATGAAACGCATTTAAGAAGGCATTCATTGTTTCATATTGTTGACAAGAAAAGCAAAACTTGCAGTAATTGTAATGAACAATTTGCATCAAGATCAGCGTTGATCAAACATATTCGGAAACATTTGGAAGAAACAACTTGCCAAATATGTAACAAGAAGTTTTCAAGCACATATTCTCTGGATGTACATAAGCTTATACACACCGGTGAGATACCATACACCTGTGATATATGTGGACAGGGTTTCACATACAAATCTTCCTTGGTTGCTCACATACAACTGCATGATGGatcacaagaaaaaaaaatcgcatGTGATGTATGTAATAAACGGTTTCCTTGTGAGGCACCTCTACTTGCTCATAAAAGGTCTCATACTGGAGAAAAACCATTCTCCTGTGAAATATGTGGAAGAAAGTTCAGTGCTACAAACAATTTAAAGAAGCACAAACTTACTCATACTAATATGATGGAGCGACGTTTTTCGTgtgatttatgtaaaaaaaagttcATCCGTAGAGATAATCTAATCAACCACAAACGGATTCACACAGGAGAGAAACCTTTTGCTTGCGAAATATGTGAAAAGAATTTCAGATACAAGGAAAGTCTAATGTACCACTTAAGAACGCATTCTTCTGAAAATCCAAAGCCTCACAGCTGCGAAATATGTGGAGACAAGTTTAGAATCAAATCACATTTAACAAGACATCAGCTGATTCATAGTGGAGAAAAACCATTTCATTGTGAAATATGTACAACACCCTTTAGACACAAATCAACTTTAACCGGTCATATGAGAACACACACTGGTGAGAAGCCATACAAATGCGCAGTGTGCGCACAACGGTTCACATCAAGTGGTAATTATAACAAGCATAAGCGAGATGCACATAAGTAACATAAAGTTTGTTTTATAGGATGTATAATGCGCATAAGCGAggtgtacttaaataaaagacaCGACGACGACGACCTTAagatttgaaatttaaaaaataagagaGTGTTTTAGACACAAGCGGCGCGACAGTATGAGTTGGGTCATCTCGCCCGCAAGTTAAACTACCCGTCTATTCATTCCATGattgtatttttagggttccgtatctcaaaaggaaataacggaacccttataggatcactcgtgcgtctgtctgtctgtccgtctgtcacaggctaatttctcggaaactactggaccaatcaagttggaAGTtggtaaattagtgacccaaagatggacatgttttttttttaatttttaaatacatatttttgaagtTATTtgagaaaatagccaaaaaatgaccatcccccccccccccccctttatctctgaaactactgggtctaaaattttgaaaataatacacaaaatagttctgtacctataaatgacaggaaaacctattacaaatgttcagtcaagcgtgagtcggacttatgtacggaaccctagaaacgcgagccCGACCCGCacctggccggttttttgttaaatatatcAATCATGTTACATTATGCTCCCCTGCATGTGTTTATTATGTACCAAgaaaactattaatttttttttacttgtttGAATGTAGTCGTAGTATTGGGTGCTAACTTAATGTAATAGtaaatgacacacaatcaattgtagaaaataaaaatgtatttttatttaataaggtTTTCACAACTAATCATATTAGTTATAAATTTAAGGCAGTAATATGCTACCTTACCCTAAATTAGCTAGGACAAATCACCGCAAAACAGTTGTAAGTGTTGTAACTAGGATAGAGAGCAAGTTGTTTTAAAGTCATGTTATTAAcagtttttgttttatattttctaaattatattcattattgtacccaaaaatgtacaaaacTTTGCTTTCTATCATAGATGATAGGATCCTATAGATGTGctatacgcaatgcgacactatgattggttgaatttatttgttgcccaccataatccatactaaatttacggtggggaataaaaacaACGTGAGACTGACAAGGACAAACTATAATAGCGCTTTCgatgctactcctactgaaagatacataagactatcccgtttgGTCATTTCCCCCATCCCTCATGCCTGATCCggttatatactagattcatgcttTCTATGTATTACCGTACCTATTTGTTTTTTGCGATAACCTGTCCGAGCTATAATCATAACAATTGTATGATGGTTGCGACATTATGGCTAATAGACACATCAACAGACACTCTCatacttagggccagttgcaccaaccacaccCAACAGACTGATTAACATCACTCTACAGAGTATTATGAAAATtccaatacaataaaattttgcgaacgctttaagagcgctattacatttcggcgttgagcgagtttaggtattttacgcgctgcggcaggccgtgcgagctcagtacgccgatcccttctaccacactcgcactacaatgatggattaaacattcttgatccttcgcgaagcatattgaaatcaaccataacaaaactaactgtacttaacttttaaagttctaaaactgttatttggtaagtacgaaaatactaaatgcagtgcaaatgtacataggggctgttcataaattacgtcatctatttttgacgatttttgaccccccccacccctcaaatcatccaaaaatcaagcttcggatgaatctgtttcctcctacgtcatgttaccatcatccgatgtccagacccccccccccccactcctcccatttgaaacgacgtaatttatgaatagccccatactcgtaccgtagagtttcgtatctttgcctgcgctacctattttcgcctagtttgacataagttgccattaacaaaatgtttctaatgtaagccttacataaaactgctaaatacaaagtatttttCACGGGTATCAACATTCTTCGAACAATCTGCGGCTAACTTCACACAGTTGAACTTTAGTGGGGTTTTTTCGTGACACCGACCACACGTTTTTTTGAACCAGTGTTTTAACTTCAGTTTTAAACGGTGATTTGGACCCGGTAACGATAAACTTTTTACATGATTATatcctataactatttcttttcaatatgaaactattatttaacgGCTAGCTTACGTCTAGAAGTCACAATTGGATAAAACATTGGTGAGGGTACTTTGCGTCCATCTTGTTGCCAAATTTCGCCTACCCCTAGGGTTGACAAATTTTTTGtaccacattaaaaaaaaatatattatacgacatttgagtaggtaccaaataggtatttttatgtctcactttgtgtaaataaggttgatttgctGTCACTTAcgataataacaacaattttacAACAATTATACAATtctgttaaaaataatattttttttaacttataaaccattactcccctttatttggcatgttggttaatttttggcagccctagcttcattatagaaaatgtatgaaacaacttcagactgttaccaaacttcgcctactaccccgttttttaaaaatatgcctagtctggtgtagttaaggttcatagtatattagcacattccaaggagatacgacttaacatgtgtaagtcacagaaaagtaagtattagcggcaaggcatgccataggcgaagattgggaaaaatacc harbors:
- the LOC134803628 gene encoding gastrula zinc finger protein XlCGF57.1-like encodes the protein MSLEDVRVKEEEITVKKEPDWDAQILRDCKKESPLEEESVRAFDELYADHLVKNELVLGPELFQRSDSAYAAQNALDPSLMKTCKQEPGLESQCNQMQPQPQLRDCFIRLERIPTSKIKLARPKYRKHDSKSGIKCNRNTPAISKAYNCNTCGVTFSVKRLFNKHLRQHLQPYKCKVCNMTFTDETHLRRHSLFHIVDKKSKTCSNCNEQFASRSALIKHIRKHLEETTCQICNKKFSSTYSLDVHKLIHTGEIPYTCDICGQGFTYKSSLVAHIQLHDGSQEKKIACDVCNKRFPCEAPLLAHKRSHTGEKPFSCEICGRKFSATNNLKKHKLTHTNMMERRFSCDLCKKKFIRRDNLINHKRIHTGEKPFACEICEKNFRYKESLMYHLRTHSSENPKPHSCEICGDKFRIKSHLTRHQLIHSGEKPFHCEICTTPFRHKSTLTGHMRTHTGEKPYKCAVCAQRFTSSGNYNKHKRDAHK